In Geotrypetes seraphini chromosome 4, aGeoSer1.1, whole genome shotgun sequence, a single window of DNA contains:
- the HPS6 gene encoding Hermansky-Pudlak syndrome 6 protein — protein sequence MKKFGALEQLSDFSDFGRYQQLREALQGRPGLLRQLRASPDGRHLLLLLAAERRLLSFDRLPRAAACCLERSWPSQHPHVAEILFVDAGGAESGAARPGDAPWVLVIAWENGRAEVWRYRQAGGWGQLQTLELCSSARARVASVCSHAGGVVWCEERPPAEGSGRASALFSYCICRRGLALQGRDVTLGPVNIVLHHSPQYRLLSSHRDVFFVPAASALGELSKLLLVWSPRAGKITVVSPSRGFIHSTSLALGESDFKKLLIECAGLLPSIETVEIHSLALSYCGDLLLLRKQGDIDLLQRNGAVRHVYSFSGLPLTSDEEVQMQIYGNTFASVLDRSLYLVDVSTGRLMEKKILNAEEMIFMKPSKDGNIQFLTKTGIYAIHFSNDGIGKGDNCRSEPALVEMVFEEACKYYQRRSLSNTKLTVETLKNGGMFQAPIALASILQSYKKENLHQSYTNLLSTLSSELQSYLSLELLKSHIIDASESSSQQYCEDLVDLEMSRLLNSDLDKENLAYINTVFNAFPKAAWKAIKRNLQLQWNGDGKLVARAVPDVWKKILGPSSLLQEANLNGALPLFELICQSLYKFKPAWLPSFVAELTQQQVSFSWNYGCKESSESVPLYKRALSVLTKRHDNTTHNDADIEIELLLCSERPKAIMQAVTILIHSRQWERVVEAALTYSKLSPVVNKDIFTTLLAQFAQHRELDSYLGKLWEICPRDMTATDILNIVLQHIPKSEEDQTPFPNSENQLTIGLLKPLLSRVLQYHSKSDIYVDVVQTPTFPPPTPPR from the coding sequence ATGAAGAAGTTCGGGGCTCTGGAGCAGCTCTCGGATTTCAGCGACTTCGGTCGATATCAGCAGCTGCGGGAGGCGCTGCAAGGCCGGCCCGGGCTGCTGCGGCAGCTCCGGGCCAGCCCGGATGGTCGGCATCTGCTGCTCCTGCTGGCGGCGGAGCGGAGGCTGCTCTCCTTCGATCGCCTCCCGAGGGCCGCTGCGTGCTGTCTGGAGAGAAGCTGGCCGTCGCAGCACCCGCACGTCGCCGAGATTCTCTTCGTGGACGCCGGAGGAGCCGAGAGCGGCGCGGCGCGGCCGGGGGATGCCCCCTGGGTGCTGGTGATCGCCTGGGAAAACGGCCGGGCGGAGGTGTGGCGGTACCGGCAGGCCGGCGGCTGGGGGCAGCTCCAGACCCTGGAGCTGTGTAGCAGCGCCCGAGCTCGAGTCGCCTCGGTCTGCAGCCACGCGGGGGGTGTCGTCTGGTGCGAGGAGAGGCCTCCCGCCGAGGGCTCGGGCAGGGCGAGCGCCTTGTTCAGCTACTGCATCTGCCGGCGGGGGCTGGCCTTGCAGGGGCGCGACGTGACGCTAGGCCCCGTGAACATCGTCCTGCACCACAGCCCGCAGTACCGGCTCCTCTCGTCTCACCGTGATGTGTTTTTTGTACCGGCAGCCTCCGCACTGGGCGAACTCTCCAAGCTCCTGCTCGTCTGGTCACCCCGGGCAGGTAAAATCACTGTGGTCTCCCCCTCTAGAGGCTTTATCCACAGTACAAGCCTGGCCTTGGGCGAGTCGGATTTCAAGAAACTCTTGATTGAGTGCGCTGGGCTCTTACCTTCCATAGAGACCGTAGAGATCCATAGTTTGGCACTTTCCTACTGTGGCGACCTTTTGCTGCTCAGAAAACAGGGTGACATTGATTTACTGCAGAGGAATGGGGCTGTGAGGCATGTGTATAGCTTTTCAGGACTCCCCCTCACGTCGGACGAGGAGGTCCAGATGCAGATATATGGCAATACATTTGCTAGTGTTTTGGATAGAAGTTTATACCTCGTTGATGTATCCACTGGGAGACTGATGGAGAAGAAGATCTTGAATGCAGAGGAAATGATATTCATGAAGCCTTCAAAAGATGGCAATATCCAGTTCCTAACTAAAACTGGTATTTATGCTATCCATTTCTCTAATGATGGTATTGGAAAAGGGGATAACTGCAGGTCAGAGCCAGCATTGGTAGAGATGGTGTTTGAGGAGGCTTGTAAATATTATCAGAGAAGAAGCCTTAGTAACACAAAACTCACTGTGGAGACTCTGAAAAATGGAGGTATGTTTCAAGCTCCTATTGCGTTGGCATCCATTTTGCAGAGttataaaaaagaaaatcttCATCAGTCGTATACAAATTTATTAAGTACTTTGAGCAGTGAGCTACAAAGCTACTTGAGTCTAGAGCTCCTTAAATCACATATCATTGATGCATCAGAAAGCAGCAGTCAGCAGTATTGTGAGGATTTGGTGGACCTGGAGATGAGTCGCCTTCTTAATTCAGACTTAGACAAAGAAAATCTAGCTTATATCAACACTGTTTTCAATGCTTTCCCTAAAGCAGCTTGGAAAGCCATAAAAAGAAACTTACAGCTCCAGTGGAATGGAGATGGCAAACTGGTAGCCAGAGCTGTACCTGATGTATGGAAGAAAATTTTGGGTCCAAGCTCTTTGTTACAAGAAGCCAATCTGAATGGGGCACTTCCACTGTTTGAGCTGATATGCCAGTCCTTGTACAAGTTTAAACCAGCATGGCTGCCTAGTTTTGTAGCAGAACTGACTCAGCAACAAGTTAGTTTTTCTTGGAATTATGGATGTAAAGAGAGCTCTGAAAGTGTTCCCTTGTACAAGAGGGCCCTCTCAGTCCTGACAAAGAGACACGACAACACTACACATAATGATGCAGACATAGAAATCGAACTTCTGCTGTGTAGTGAGCGACCTAAAGCCATCATGCAGGCTGTAACTATATTGATTCATTCCAGACAATGGGAACGAGTTGTTGAGGCTGCACTGACTTATTCCAAGTTAAGTCCAGTGGTTAATAAAGACATTTTCACTACTCTTTTGGCACAGTTTGCCCAGCATCGGGAGTTGGATTCTTACCTTGGCAAGCTTTGGGAGATTTGCCCTAGAGATATGACAGCGACTGACATCCTTAATATTGTTTTACAGCACATTCCAAAATCAGAGGAAGACCAAACTCCGTTCCCAAACAGTGAAAACCAGCTTACTATTGGCTTGCTTAAACCACTGTTGAGCAGAGTGCTTCAGTATCATTCTAAGTCTGACATATATGTAGATGTTGTACAGACTCCAacttttcctccccccaccccaccaaggTAG